The DNA region ACGTAAACTGAGgctagagctgcaacaatttgTGGAGTAATTGCTGACTTCATAGGCTATTTTTTCGGCTTTTTTGATATCAGTTAATCATTCATAATGTTAAGGCAGCAATGCCAAACATTCTCCTGTTACAGCCTTTTGAATGTGAGGagttgcttcttttctttgtttacattaaTATTCAGGCTGTCGATTggacaaagcaaaacatttgaagatgtccccttggactttttttgtagatattttattgaacaattgattaacaaaacagcaataatggattttaattttttttaaatagttgcaATAACATTatgttagttgcagctctaattgTGATTGTCCTTCATTTCTTGTtagactaaaaaaaatcatactatccGTCTCATTTGTCCTGTTGTGGTCTCTCCTCTGTGCAGGAAGGATGCTGTCCCTGTCCCGAGCAGTGGTGTGTGGCGTGGCCCGCGCTccagctgctgtcagtcagggTGGAGTGACTGCTATCACCCGATTTAACAGCACACAGGTACCTGACCTctattttattaaaacaaacttaaaaaaaaaaaatcatgacctTAACATCttatgtatttatcttttttttttcccagagtgctcctaagaaaacaacatttgggCCTCTGGCAGATGAGGACAGAATTTTCACAAACCTTTATGGCCGTCATGAGTGGAGGTAACACCCCTGATTTTATTCTAAtgccaaatcaaaaacataaattgatATGATTGAATCTCTAACACCGTACAAGTTAAAGCGCTGAGCGGTAAAATAAAAGAGacctgttttgtgtttcaggcTGAAGGGGGCGTTGAAGCGCGGCGACTGGTACAAAACTAAGGAGATCCTTTTGAAGGGAGTCGACTGGATCCTCAATGAGATCAAGGTGTCTGGCCTGCGTGGTCGGGGCGGCGCTGGTTTTCCCTACAGGCATGAAGTGGAGCTTCATGAACAAGCCCAGCGATGGCAGGTCAGTGAGTGAGGagacacacacgtacacacacgaGTCTTGCCCTGCAGGCATTACACGATGCCattcagcagcaacatgcccgagTAACCGGATGatattttcatagtagctgatcattttaatcaactcatccttcaactctaaagatgtagcaggatcaagaacaaactgtaattttatttttttaaactcatttaaaaaatctaccttGTATGTCCTTTAACAGACTTTTATGAATAGACAAATATGTTGTAAACAGTCAAAACCAACAGCGTACAATGCCCATCTTCTTTAATTTATCTAAGCATTTGCATTggtttctcaaaataatttttggtgctttaaataattatttgagaAATCTTAGCACAGTGGAAGTAATAAATCCAAAATTAAGTATTTATAGATGTAAATGGCACTTATTTTTAGGGGTctaccaatattggtttttcagggccaataatGATTATAAGTAGTCGATGAGACCAACAacatatttggaactgatatgcatttacattaaaaatgtaaatctttctctcaatatttagaatttgaaatataaccaactccaacacaaaactttgtttaaaagccttttgcaatattttatcaaaactgaaacgtttAACAtgaagtgaaaagtgaaaattttaataaaaaaggaataaactAAAATAGCtacctgaggttttacaaagtgaaagttcctcccatgctgacactttgcactttttaaataattaatttatcagtaattattaaaataaaacacagatacagataagcCAAATATCAGTCCCAATAATTGGttaggccaataatctgtcgatcCCTTTTTCATAGTCAGTATattgattattaaaaaagtaacaaatctTGCACTCTGCAAAGTTTAAATTAGATCAGTGTTCTTGTAACCTCTTTATGTATCCATTTTGCACcattatatatctatattttgaTTAATGTGAAGACATTTACTCGACCTTATGTAACACAGTTCTTCTTTCTTGCTTCAGGCCAAAGTATCTGGTGGTGAACGCAGACGAGGGAGAGCCCGGCACCTGTAAGGACAGGGAGATCATGAGGAACGACCCCCACAAGCTGGTGGAGGGCTGCCTGGTTGCTGGGAGGGCCATGGGGGCGCGCGCTGCTTATATTTATATCAGAGGAGAGTTCTACAACGAGTCGTCCAACCTGCAGGTGAAAACGGACAGAATGAAACCTGACATGCACACTTTTTGATGATTGTTTACTTCTCATTTGCTGTGTTGTcttaaatttgttatttttgggatAGCGCAGGCCACTCATGAGTTTAACGTTGTATTTTAAGTACAATACAAGGCATCGTTGTACACGACTATGTAATAATTCATCTTGTTAAAGCAACATATTTCCAATATCTGCTCTCAGGTGGCTATTAATGAGGCCTACGCTGCTGGGCTCATCGGAAGGAACGCCTGTGGATCCGGTTATGACTTTGATGTGTTCGTGATGCGTGGTGCTGGAGCGTACATCTGTGGAGAGGAGACTGCTCTTATCGAGTCGCTGGAGGGGAAGCAGGGGAAGCCCCGCCTGAAGCCCCCATTTCCAGCTGATGTGGGTGAGTTCTGGCGTACAGAGGGGGATTACATGATTGGATTAACgggatgattttaaaaaaaaaaaaacaacttatttttactttattatacGCTGTccctgcaaaaataaacatcaaaatcaaaGGGTAACTTTGTCATATAAAAAATGGAATATGGATATAAGATCATTCATGTTGTCCTATAGGAGTGTTTGGTTGCCCGACAACTGTTGCTAATGTGGAGACCGTATCCGTGGCGCCCACCATCTGTCGTCGTGGCGGCTCGTGGTTCCTGGGCTTcggcagagagagaaactccGGCACGAAGCTCTTCAACATCTCGGGCCATGTTAATCACCCCTGCACTGTGGAGGAGGAGATGTCTATCCCCCTGAAAGACCTGATCGAGAGGCACGCAGGTACGCATCACGCCAAGACGtgtacagggttcctacagtttaaggcaaattaaatgaatacttttaagactttttaaagccactcaggatgaaatttaagacctATTTTGCAATaaccaaaactggaaaaaaaattgaacaatgaaccaacatttttttttacgtaaatttgcccaaatgtttattgtaacataaaatatgatatttttggtcCGGTGAAAAGTAGGATTCCACTGCTTTAATTCCCATCATGAAGTTTGAGAAGACATTTGAAAggttgatttaagacattttaataccaataagacctttttttgaagatgaattaatttaatgtcTCTTACAGTTTTTTAAGGATCACCCTGGTGTAGCAAAATGTACATCCTGCTTCGCTCATATCATTAAGATAATGTTTTTGAGTTAATAAAAAACTGGGTCTTAAGGTGAAGGAAAGAGTTATCtgtttgtgattattttatggCATGATTTAGgggacttttaaaaatatatgtatcaAGAGTCCCTTTTCTTGTAAATTAATAAAGCCGTGAAAAAGTTGGGGCGGGGGGCACGGACAGAAAAGATGAAGATGGCTTAACATAAGCACACACTAAGTgatgccgtttttttttttttacttaattcaAACAAACATGCGTCTGGTAGGTGGAGTGCGTGGCGGTTGGGATAACCTGCTGGCTGTAATCCCCGGTGGCTCCTCGACACCCCTCATCCCCAAACATGTATGTGAGGAAGTGCTGATGGACTTTGACGGCCTCATCCAGGCTCAGACTGGCCTCGGCACAGCTGCACTCATCGTCATGGACAAATCTGTAAGTTTGTCAACTCTTCTGCATAATTCGTCACGCATGAAGAATTCATCAAGCACCTGGTTCATTTGTTGATGCTTTGTGTCTTGCAGACTGACATTATTAGAGCCATCGCCCGCCTGATCGAGTTCTACAAACATGAGAGCTGCGGCCAGTGCACGCCCTGCAGAGAAGGTGAGTGCTACTTTAGCACTGTGGATAGTACGtatagatgaactgtggtaaactttcctccgtctaaccagtgcctagatatcccttTGCAGCTGGCGAAACTCCTACAAATGACATAAATTGCATCATTTGGCGGAGTTTCACTGGCTCTcggggctgttgctcaaactacaggctgtacctCTGCATTTTGGTATTACCCACCACCCATGCCACCGCACCACAGATACAAATAGtttacagctgatcaagagacacaccccctcgctctgtctctcaaacaaagaaagaaattggATCAAGCTGTGAAACtcggcagcgctgatcaaatataaatcaagataatgGCACTGCACTGCccatttctcacctaaaatgttttcagacatgaTTTTAATGGCCCGTTTCACCGTGATGGCGAGAAttagtaaacaggaagtgggcgccacaCTGATTCCTGCAAAGTGAAAAAttgatgctgaaaaaacagagatcaaacagTTAATTTAAGCATCGAAGAttgaatataaaccaagataCTTTTACTGAGTGGCACATATGATTCTACCAaccagcaggagcatttttttggtccaatgcattctggtagttgtaggttttctaccttttgggAAAAATCGAAcaccaaagtcttttttttttttttaatctagtcATGTAGCACGAACTTcaaaagtgtttgtgtctttctactgcatagatgggctagttttatgtgaggctcttcatattggtgaaatacttcttaaaTACAATTAATGTCATAAGAATTGTAAGGCTGTGTGtactttattatgtattttaatgtagtcttttttaatgattttttttgtgacttcTGCAAAGTATCTGAGTTTCTTGAAAAGCactctacaaataaaatgtattattattgtgatcgttattgtttttattattgtcaacTGCGCTGACCTTAAAATAATTCTTCACCTGCAAAAGGACCGTTTGTCCATGAATTACTCACCATGTGTTGCACTGAATTCAtctaacagcagcaaaactatatcaaaccATCGGTTTACAGGCTCTCACACAAatcctgcagtataatccaagtctcgtTTATCCAGTCGAATGCTCAGTGCTTTTTCTCAGAGCGTGCTCGAGTGTATGAGCTCTGCCTGAGCAgagataaaaatgcatgtgcatgCCCAGGCGCCCCACTCAACCCTGCATGAGACAgtttactgacatgttttaaattcctaatgttttagtgaaaatgcatgcatgtgggagatactgagcatacgacttgATAAATGAGACTAGGATTATACCGCACaaattgtgtgagagtttgtaaaaagatgtttcaatatagttttgctgttgttaaacgcaATCATGTGTTCGcgttttttggattctctgaTCACCTCTGAGGCAGTTTTGTTCTTAAATTCAAGTTAAGTCACattaaatgatataaaaatggtaattttgcaGATAAAGTATTCATTCAACACCTCACGAATCAGGTATTTCGGTTTCTTCTAATGCTTCTAACAGTTGAATTTcccttttgtctgtttctgcaggAGTGGACTGGATGAATAAGATGATGTGGCGTTTTGTGAAAGGCGATGCACGGCCATCGGAGATCGACATGATCTGGGAGCTCAGTAAGCAGATTGAGGGACACACTATCTGTGCCCTGGGAGACGGTGCAGCATGGCCAGTGCAGGTAAACACACGTTTATTCACTTACATATTAACAGGATGATAAAAGAATGAATGAGAAATGAACGAGTTATAAGTCATTTTacaggctgcagtttgtggtgctgttaTATCGTATAGCATAACATTTAAAGAAGTTTCCAATATTTTGTGCACAAAGATTATTGTAGAATTGTATCAGAAGTGCTCCAGCCGAGtaacaaaaactgaatgaaataaggttcacaaagaagaagaaagaaaatcaggGCTGTTGTATTAGATTGCTAGATTGGTGTTTGAATGAAGATTACATTTCCAACCACAaactaaaacatcaaaaaatactGAAGATCTTCTCTCCCACATCTTTCATTCATAATCTGAACTTTAAACCATAACCACTTCCAGATATTAACatcttccttgttttttgtgtaaaatatacTGTCATACTGTTTTGTAGTAAAGCCTTTGTTCTTTTTCTACTTAATTAATGCACccaatgttttttctgtgttctcaGGGACTGATCAGGCACTTCAGGCCTGTGATGGAAAGTCGAATTGCtgaacaccagcagcagcaggccagGGCTTAA from Plectropomus leopardus isolate mb chromosome 18, YSFRI_Pleo_2.0, whole genome shotgun sequence includes:
- the LOC121957783 gene encoding LOW QUALITY PROTEIN: NADH dehydrogenase [ubiquinone] flavoprotein 1, mitochondrial-like (The sequence of the model RefSeq protein was modified relative to this genomic sequence to represent the inferred CDS: deleted 1 base in 1 codon), which encodes MLSLSRAVVCGVARAPAAVSQGGVTAITRFNSTQSAPKKTTFGPLADEDRIFTNLYGRHEWRLKGALKRGDWYKTKEILLKGVDWILNEIKVSGLRGRGGAGFPTGMKWSFMNKPSDGRPKYLVVNADEGEPGTCKDREIMRNDPHKLVEGCLVAGRAMGARAAYIYIRGEFYNESSNLQVAINEAYAAGLIGRNACGSGYDFDVFVMRGAGAYICGEETALIESLEGKQGKPRLKPPFPADVGVFGCPTTVANVETVSVAPTICRRGGSWFLGFGRERNSGTKLFNISGHVNHPCTVEEEMSIPLKDLIERHAGGVRGGWDNLLAVIPGGSSTPLIPKHVCEEVLMDFDGLIQAQTGLGTAALIVMDKSTDIIRAIARLIEFYKHESCGQCTPCREGVDWMNKMMWRFVKGDARPSEIDMIWELSKQIEGHTICALGDGAAWPVQGLIRHFRPVMESRIAEHQQQQARA